A section of the Triticum dicoccoides isolate Atlit2015 ecotype Zavitan chromosome 7A, WEW_v2.0, whole genome shotgun sequence genome encodes:
- the LOC119331740 gene encoding probable glutathione S-transferase GSTF1: protein MQLSVQPPPLTCAITGGEGRSMGTEAKVKVFGPARSTCVARVLVCLEEVGAEYELVHVHLPAGDHKGPAHLARTPFGQVPAFQDGDLILFESRAISRYVLRKGASDLLRENSLSESTMVDAWLEAESHNFDRAMSAITFQCFVVPMFMGGTADERVVEENLEKLKVTLGVYEERLSRFKYLAGDFISLADLSHCPMAHYLLASPCSSVLDAYPRVKAWVDGMMDRPSVKKVMELMDAS from the exons ATGCAGCTGTCTGTCCAGCCGCCACCTTTGACTTGTGCAATCACGGGAGGGGAGGGGAGATCCATGGGGACGGAGGCGAAGGTGAAGGTGTTCGGGCCGGCGAGGTCCACCTGCGTGGCGCGGGTGCTGGTGTGCCTGGAGGAGGTCGGCGCCGAGTACGAGCTGGTGCACGTCCACCTCCCCGCCGGCGACCACAAGGGCCCCGCACATCTCGCCCGCACT CCCTTTGGTCAGGTCCCGGCTTTCCAGGACGGCGATCTCATCCTTTTCG AGTCGCGTGCGATTTCGAGGTACGTACTCCGCAAAGGCGCATCCGATCTACTCCGAGAAAATAGCCTCTCCGAATCGACGATGGTGGACGCGTGGCTGGAAGCAGAGTCCCACAACTTCGACAGGGCCATGTCGGCGATCACCTTCCAGTGCTTCGTCGTGCCCATGTTCATGGGCGGGACAGCCGACGAGAGGGTCGTCGAGGAGAACCTGGAGAAGCTGAAGGTGACCCTCGGAGTCTACGAGGAGCGTCTGTCCAGGTTCAAATACTTGGCCGGAGATTTCATCAGCCTGGCGGACCTCAGCCATTGCCCCATGGCTCACTACCTGCTGGCCAGCCCCTGCTCGTCGGTGCTCGATGCGTATCCTCGTGTGAAGGCGTGGGTTGATGGCATGATGGATCGGCCGAGCGTGAAGAAGGTCATGGAGCTTATGGATGCGTCGTGA
- the LOC119331542 gene encoding protein TIC 21, chloroplastic-like, producing the protein MLALLLSPPAAPPPCLATLRRRPPAPRASSAPGRAAAVRPRLAAAAPGPAEPEPAPLSAEEEAERAKLAQVSKRLEKTARYFKNLGTLAFWSQLVCTTVSAGILSFSAVATGNATSPFTFYATGLGIVAAFMSVFRSFGYIRLSKTLRRTATEPEKAPPRAAVVKNLRNSIVLSVVGMGAAVLGMQATVGALVAKALTTSSVPYYQGISAGQSPVLALDVFLVQASANTILSHFLGLSSSLELLRSVTISPADAGPVPRPA; encoded by the exons ATGCTCGCGCTCCTGCTCTCCCCGCCGGCGGCGCCTCCGCCGTGCCTCGCGACGCTACGGCGGCGGCCTCCCGCGCCCCGCGCCTCCTCCGCCCCCGGCCGCGCCGCGGCCGTccggccccgcctcgccgccgcggcGCCCGGCCCCGCCGAGCCGGAGCCCGCGCCGCTGTCcgccgaggaggaggccgagcgcGCCAAGCTCGCCCAG GTTAGCAAAAGGCTAGAGAAAACAGCGCGGTATTTCAAGAATTTGGGTACCCTGGCATTCTGGTCTCAGTTGGTGTGCACAACCGTTTCGGCTGGGATCTTGTCGTTCTCCGCAGTTGCTACCGGGAATGCAACATCTCCCTTTACATTCTATGCGACCGGACTTGGCATCGTTGCCGCCTTTATGTCAGTGTTCCGGTCATTTGGTTACATCCGTCTTTCCAAAACGCTCAGGAGGACAGCAACCGAGCCTGAAAAG GCCCCTCCGCGTGCGGCTGTGGTTAAAAACCTGAGGAACAGTATTGTACTCAGCGTTGTCGGGATGGGGGCTGCGGTCCTCGGGATGCAGGCGACTGTTGGTGCTTTGGTAGCAAAAGCTCTCACTACCTCCTCGGTGCCCTACTACCAGGGGATATCCGCTGGCCAGAGCCCAGTTCTTGCTCTGGATGTTTTTCTCGTTCAG GCTTCAGCCAACACCATCCTCTCGCATTTTCTCGGGCTATCGAGCTCGCTGGAGCTACTGCGGTCCGTGACAATCTCTCCAGCAGATGCCGGCCCCGTCCCTCGACCGGCATGA
- the LOC119334020 gene encoding uncharacterized protein LOC119334020, with amino-acid sequence MDPAPPYDHRRGGGGGHYYPAQQHHHHHNGGHFAPGGGGGPVRSRHEQYDPYEAFPPPPYHHPPPSDHHPRLHHYHNQHHYHGHQRHPDEEFRRNAGHHHQHHHQQHQQPQHHHQQQQQQHHHHHQQQHQQPPWEDPEERRRRFAPAHQEPEDDRCRYAPAHQEPEEDRRRYPPAHQEEPEEDRRRYAPAHQEPEDDRRRYTSPHQHRLSPPPSPRKKQRCALHDRVDIESTSSSGPLPSRHQRQQPHASYAAVDSFVDRAPAHPGYSHESFSTHSDSKGSRKIQMVSQTSTLSGERGSPRSPRATIVAHPRRTPQKEPAPRRLSVWQRIEEGPAAATRPPPPPPPKALHISPAKSSTAGSASKGLASVISVDCKAKSAGSNEVDSTKVIQKDAGKNVRKVLSSVLVKPSPESKEKEGFVEKLPGKHDNVQENVSDSPSKSLGLAGRPVAGVKKVKKIVIKKIVRRIVGKDKQISSEIVSEKRDNIDAIANASEKEEGEIITSSLEKDTVSEHNMVSTSGTAGAGNGVNVQKGENSNSINPCKRKATSAIESKKILDSTNRSGSKHLGKEDNRSSMGRGDIIAASAIKSTEALATRRSEHPGKGDRSSMDSGVRSATLVSTNDNYQEEGEIMPLSGETSAAVASNPLRISNRHTESSMKESRAPKNVSKKNTVCTNGVTVNHDTAEISGSEDARREDNDILINTSEEDVRRVSSTPEVTICKRKGAQKGEGMILTGLDENSIGNVSVAHHVKISNTRELDVNEDTRTKESQIPIELCQTNTSKIIHHLEAPDTSETTMSKFVGRKVGKSLMGSTERHATTTCNSGSTPEFNLAGGFGNSHKENLLNDGTAFNETDAPLEVEGRDFFNLSCSRNVESMNVPPLDDDLMEDLTRDIVLNNGIERGATAQVAELINLHRGHLSPEIDFPLAHSRESSSSGNSEQSVPTTLTLGSNFYFSNNIESERQLKENHELLEGQKGLDVSTVTEFDSLVKQKGVADDDSVGVGSQNWLTLPPAVNSIAMSEQFVTNDATVRKDRIGLDQSVDNDTSVSQDHDTAQGLEQCGSVDAFSSQVNSIRLSVSGSDMPQSDSLTPKEISGVVEKHGEIVLSGLHSISSINVVDQHDNQMVDISVGNPTEPAIPAVESIDVMDAELVSPQVSVEPDNTYDSNKGISGDVEKHGEVVLSGLHSISSINVVDQHDHQMVDNPVGNPIEPAIPAVESTDVMDTTLSPQVSVEPDNNTYNSNTEGTVVNSSTKRDLLSSWIESIVSEAKKDHQPCKSTLPSISLPVLAPKEDSRRAGLDSVGNPVGNSPQMNCTSSMPPKVAPKQANLPSSSREPPRVSSNPRHKTWHRGDMTSSTSLPSSQPSGLPPKQPPRQNDKTQNSYIRKGNALIRNPATGKLSHSSSLDTQNKLNKPVMRRSMNFVRKVDSNDSAARSSFTVERPKTPPLPLHAKSINSTTSLPEQLPKTLPKQHVPETEKEDSARQLNSGVDTPSIKSAQTPEPSDASKVVYVRPKSNQLVAAQRQHPDDPTKSSTDKVLSQQPPTASDLYFKKRKNQIILSSSSSDGQNTKEIAPAESLNSGESNVQIASSNNSINGLKERPHKALQTNNMGTSSHVWTLSGHQPQRKGSAGTSYAKAFPRILPWKRKIYCKNFRNSHTQNVSSLRIVRKLLQTKKRDMIYTVSTNGFSIRKSGVLSVGGSSLKWSRSLEKRSQKVNEEATLAVADVEKKRGEKRKRQYLHYTGRNDQYSLSVAGNQLRNNNQASSDLRRSSTCNGYVRVSKGNQLVRNPKKVTRMLANEKVRWSLHTVRSRLAKKRQYCQFFTRFGECKKPKGECRYIHDPAKVTICTKFLKGLCSDTSCKLTHKVLPERMQDCSYFLKGLCTNTACPYRHVKVNSKAPACEDFLKGYCADGDECRKKHSYTCPVFEATGECPQQSTCKLHHPTKKTIKPKRSRPDTPQNSSWGRYFDTRIRHDSETSKVSSGQDDRQKQQHDIFSGGDFTDFITLDIDGEEGVDALDSIQSVDAPDSIQSVDMPDSIQSVDAPDGIQLMELDSGELGTEADDLDALIKPLRIMRTARV; translated from the exons ATGGATCCGGCCCCGCCCTACGAccaccggcgcggcggcggcggcgggcactaCTACCCCGCccagcagcaccaccaccaccacaacggCGGCCACTTCGCGCCGGGAGGGGGCGGCGGGCCCGTGCGGTCCAGGCACGAGCAGTACGACCCGTACGAGGCCTTCCCGCCGCCGCCGTACCACCACCCGCCCCCCTCcgaccaccacccgcgcctccaccACTACCACAACCAGCA CCACTACCACGGCCACCAGCGCCACCCCGACGAGGAGTTCCGCCGCAACGCTGggcaccaccaccagcaccaccaccagcagcatcagcagccacagcaccaccatcaacagcagcagcagcagcaccaccaccaccatcaacaGCAGCATCAGCAGCCCCCGTGGGAGGACCCTGAGGAGCGCAGGCGCAGATTCGCCCCTGCTCACCAGGAGCCCGAGGACGACAGGTGCAGATACGCCCCTGCTCACCAGGAGCCAGAGGAAGACAGGCGCAGATACCCCCCTGCTCACCAGGAGGAGCCAGAGGAAGACAGGCGCAGATACGCCCCTGCTCACCAGGAGCCTGAGGACGACAGGCGCAGATACACGTCCCCCCACCAGCACCGTctctcgccgccgcccagcccgcGCAAGAAGCAGCGGTGCGCCTTACATGACCGGGTCGACATCGAGAGCACCTCCAGCTCTGGCCCGCTGCCTTCACGCCATCAGAGGCAGCAGCCCCATGCCAGCTACGCCGCGGTTGACAGCTTTGTAGATAGGGCCCCTGCGCATCCTGGCTACAGCCACGAGAGCTTCTCAACACACAGCGACAGCAAGGGCAGCAGGAAGATTCAGATGGTTTCACAGACGTCAACGCTGTCTGGTGAGCGTGGCTCGCCGCGCTCGCCACGTGCCACCATTGTCGCGCATCCGAGGCGCACTCCGCAGAAGGAGCCTGCCCCAAGGAGACTTTCTGTGTGGCAGAGGATAGAGGAGGGCCCTGCTGCTGCTAcacggccgccgccaccgccaccgccaaagGCCTTGCATATTTCACCAGCCAAGTCGAGCACTGCCGGCTCTGCTTCAAAGGGATTGGCCAGCGTGATCTCTGTGGACTGCAAGGCAAAAAGTGCTGGTAGTAATGAGGTTGACAGCACTAAGGTAATACAGAAGGATGCTGGAAAGAATGTTAGGAAGGTGTTGTCCTCAGTTCTTGTGAAACCTTCACCGGAGTCCAAGGAAAAAGAAGGGTTTGTTGAGAAGCTTCCTGGGAAGCATGATAATGTTCAGGAGAATGTGTCAGATTCCCCTAGTAAAAGTCTGGGCTTAGCTGGTCGTCCTGTGGCTGGTGTCAAGAAAGTGAAGAAGATAGTTATCAAGAAGATTGTGAGGAGGATTGTTGGCAAGGATAAACAAATTAGTAGCGAAATTGTATCTGAGAAGAGGGATAATATTGATGCTATTGCAAATGCTTCTGAAAAAGAAGAGGGTGAAATCATAACCTCATCGCTGGAAAAGGATACTGTATCTGAACATAATATGGTAAGCACTAGTGGTACAGCTGGAGCTGGTAATGGTGTGAATGTCCAGAAGGGTGAAAATAGCAACTCGATAAATCCATGTAAAAGGAAAGCCACTTCAGCCATCGAGTCCAAGAAAATTCTTGATTCAACAAATCGTAGTGGGAGTAAGCACCTTGGAAAGGAAGACAATAGAAGCTCCATGGGTCGAGGTGATATTATTGCTGCTTCAGCCATTAAATCTACAGAAGCACTTGCTACAAGACGAAGTGAGCATCCTGGGAAAGGAGATAGGAGCTCCATGGATTCAGGTGTTAGGAGTGCAACTTTGGTGTCTACGAATGATAATTATCAGGAGGAGGGTGAAATCATGCCTCTTTCAGGTGAAACGAGTGCTGCAGTTGCAAGTAATCCTCTGAGAATTTCTAATAGGCATACAGAATCTAGCATGAAAGAGAGCAGAGCTCCTAAGAATGTCAGTAAAAAAAACACTGTTTGCACAAATGGAGTTACTGTAAATCATGATACGGCAGAAATTTCTGGAAGTGAGGATGCTAGGAGGGAAGACAATGACATCTTGATTAACACAAGCGAAGAGGATGTTCGCCGTGTAAGTAGTACACCAGAAGTTACTATATGCAAGAGAAAGGGTGCTCAGAAAGGTGAGGGTATGATTCTGACTGGTTTAGATGAAAATAGTATTGGTAATGTTTCTGTGGCACACCATGTGAAGATTTCTAATACAAGGGAACTCGATGTGAATGAGGATACCAGGACCAAAGAGAGCCAAATCCCCATAGAATTATGTCAAACTAACACTTCGAAAATAATACACCACTTGGAAGCTCCTGATACATCAGAAACTACCATGAGCAAGTTTGTTGGGAGGAAAGTGGGCAAAAGCCTCATGGGGTCAACTGAAAGACATGCTACCACCACATGTAATTCTGGGAGCACTCCAGAATTTAATTTAGCTGGTGGATTCGGCAATAGCCACAAGGAAAATCTTCTCAATGACGGAACTGCTTTCAATGAAACAGATGCTCCCCTGGAAGTTGAAGGTAGAGATTTCTTTAATCTGTCATGTTCCAGAAATGTTGAAAGCATGAATGTGCCACCATTAGATGATGATCTTATGGAGGATTTAACCCGGGATATTGTTTTGAATAATGGTATAGAAAGGGGTGCTACAGCTCAGGTAGCAGAACTGATCAATCTTCATAGAGGTCATCTGTCTCCCGAGATTGATTTTCCCTTGGCACATTCCCGTGAATCTTCATCTTCTGGTAACAGCGAGCAGTCTGTTCCTACAACTTTGACACTTGGCAGTAATTTCTATTTCAGTAATAACATCGAAAGTGAGCGACAGCTCAAGGAAAACcatgagctgctggaagggcagaAAGGATTAGATGTTTCCACAGTGACAGAATTTGATAGTCTTGTAAAACAAAAAGGTGTGGCTGATGATGACTCAGTTGGTGTAGGTTCTCAAAATTGGCTGACTTTACCGCCAGCGGTCAACAGCATTGCTATGTCTGAGCAGTTTGTGACTAACGATGCTACTGTTAGGAAAGATAGGATAGGTTTGGATCAGAGCGTGGATAATGACACTTCTGTTAGTCAGGATCATGATACTGCACAAGGTTTGGAGCAGTGTGGAAGTGTGGATGCTTTCTCTAGTCAGGTTAACAGCATTAGGCTATCTGTATCTGGTAGTGATATGCCTCAGTCAGACTCATTGACACCCAAAGAGATCAGTGGCGTTGTTGAGAAACATGGTGAGATAGTTCTCTCGGGTTTGCACTCTATTAGTTCAATAAATGTtgtagatcaacatgataatcaaatggTGGATATTTCTGTGGGCAACCCAACTGAACCTGCTATCCCAGCTgtagaatctattgatgtgatggaTGCAGAGCTAGTTTCTCCTCAGGTATCTGTTGAGCCGGATAATACCTATGACAGTAATAAAGGAATCAGTGGTGATGTTGAGAAACATGGGGAGGTAGTTCTCTCTGGTTTGCACTCTATTAGTTCAATAAATGTTGTTGATCAACATGATCATCAGATGGTGGATAATCCTGTGGGTAACCCAATTGAACCTGCCATCCCAGCTGTGGAATCTACTGATGTGATGGATACAACGCTTTCTCCTCAGGTATCTGTTGAGCCAGATAATAATACCTATAACAGTAATACTGAAGGTACTGTGGTTAACTCAAGCACAAAGCGAGATTTGTTGTCTTCTTGGATTGAATCCATTGTGTCAGAAGCTAAAAAGGATCATCAACCATGCAAATCTACTTTACCTTCTATTAGTTTGCCAGTCTTAGCACCAAAGGAGGATAGCAGGAGAGCAGGATTGGACTCGGTTGGAAACCCTGTGGGGAATTCTCCTCAGATGAATTGTACAAGCTCTATGCCTCCCAAGGTAGCTCCTAAACAGGCGAATTTGCCCAGTTCATCCCGAGAGCCTCCTCGTGTAAGTTCAAATCCAAGGCACAAGACATGGCATCGTGGTGACATGACATCTTCTACATCTTTGCCCAGTTCACAGCCTTCAGGATTACCGCCTAAACAACCACCAAGGCAGAATGACAAAACTCAAAACTCTTATATACGCAAGGGTAACGCCCTTATTAGAAATCCAGCAACAGGAAAACTTTCTCATTCTTCTAGTCTGGATACTCAGAATAAGTTGAATAAGCCTGTGATGAGGAGAAGCATGAACTTTGTCAGGAAAGTTGATTCAAATGATTCTGCAGCACGTTCGAGCTTTACAGTTGAAAGACCTAAGACTCCTCCTTTACCACTTCATGCCAAATCCATCAATTCAACCACAAGCCTTCCAGAGCAGTTGCCTAAAACTTTGCCCAAGCAGCATGTTCCTGAAACTGAAAAAGAAGATTCGGCTAGGCAATTAAACTCAGGTGTTGATACCCCAAGCATTAAAAGTGCACAAACACCTGAACCCTCAGATGCTAGTAAAGTGGTTTATGTTAGACCGAAATCAAATCAATTGGTTGCTGCACAGAGGCAGCACCCTGATGACCCGACTAAAAGTTCTACAGATAAGGTTTTATCACAGCAGCCACCCACAGCCTCTGATTTATATTTCAAGAAGCGGAAAAATCAGATtattttgagttcatcttcctctgATGGTCAGAATACAAaagagattgcacctgctgagagcTTAAATTCAGGTGAGAGTAATGTACAAATTGCATCCTCGAACAACAGTATCAATGGTTTAAAGGAGAGAccacataaag ctcTTCAGACAAATAATATGGGAACTTCCTCGCACGTGTGGACACTCAGTGGGCATCAACCACAGAGGAAAGGATCTGCGGGAACTAGTTATGCGAAGGCCTTCCCACGTATTCTTCCATGGAAAAGAAAAATATACTGCAAGAATTTTAGAAACAGTCACACTCAGAATGTGAGCTCCTTACGAATAGTCAG AAAACTATTACAAACCAAGAAGAGAGATATGATTTATACTGTCTCAACTAATGGATTCTCTATACGGAAATCTGGCGTGTTAAGTGTTGGTGGATCAAGTTTGAAATGGTCACGATCTCTTGAGAAGCGTTCTCAAAAGGTTAACGAG GAGGCTACATTGGCAGTTGCTGACGttgaaaaaaagagaggagaaaaacggAAACGGCAATATCTCCATTATACTGGAAGAAATG ATCAATACTCTTTATCTGTTGCTGGCAATCAGTTAAGAAACAACAATCAAGCTTCTTCAGATTTGAGGAGGTCATCAACTTGCAATGG ATATGTGCGTGTTAGCAAAGGTAACCAACTGGTTAGAAACCCCAAAAAAGTAACTCGCATGCTAGCAAATGAGAAAGTTCGATGGAGTTTGCACACTGTTAGATCACGCCTGGCAAAGAAACGACAGTACTGTCAATTCTTCACTCGGTTTGGCGAGTGCAAGAAGCCTAAGGGCGAGTGTCGCTATATTCATGACCCTGCTAAAGTGACTATTTGCACTAAATTTCTTAAAGGCCTGTGTTCTGATACTAGCTGTAAACTCACTCACAAG GTCCTCCCGGAAAGAATGCAAGATTGTTCTTATTTTCTGAAAG GTCTCTGTACCAACACAGCTTGTCCCTATAGGCATGTGAAAGTGAACTCTAAGGCTCCTGCCTGTGAAGATTTTCTAAAGGGATACTGTGCAGATGGTGATGAG TGTCGTAAAAAGCACAGCTACACATGCCCAGTCTTTGAGGCAACAGGAGAGTGCCCACAACAATCTACGTGCAAACTTCATCACCCCACCAAGAAGACAATCAAACCTAAGAGAAGCAGACCAGACACCCCCCAAAACAGTAGCTGGGGACGGTATTTTGACACCAGAATTAGACATGACAGCGAGACAAGCAAAGTTTCTTCAGGCCAAGATGACAGACAGAAACAGCAACATGATATTTTCTCAGGTGGGGACTTCACTGACTTTATCACACTTGACATTGATGGTGAAGAAGGCGTTGATGCGCTGGACAGCATACAGAGTGTTGATGCGCCGGACAGCATACAGAGTGTTGATATGCCAGACAGCATACAGAGTGTTGATGCGCCAGACGGCATACAGCTGATGGAACTGGACTCAGGGGAACTTGGCACGGAGGCTGATGATCTTGATGCACTAATCAAACCTCTTCGGATCATGAGAACGGCAAGAGTGTGA